GCCGCCGCTCGTCGGCACGTCCGACGCGCCGGTGCCGTGGACCGAGGTAGCACTGTTCGACTATCTGCGCACCGGCTTTTCGCCGGAGCATGGCGTCGCCGCGGGGCCGATGGCGCCCGTGGTCTCCGGACTCGCGGCGTTGCCCGAAACCGACGTGCGCGCCATCGCGCATTACATCGCTTCGCTGGCGCCGCAGCCGGACACCGCCAAGGTCTCCGATCTCGCGGGTCGTCGTGCTGTGGGCGTGGACATTGCCACGACACTCGGACTGGAGAACGGGCGTCGCGCCTTCGAGGCGGCCTGCGCCGTTTGTCATACCGAATCGGGTGGAGTGGGGCACTTTGGCGTGCGACCGCTCATGGGACTCAATACGAGCGTAAGCCAGGCCAAGCCCGATAACCTCATGCATGTGCTGATGAACGGTATCGATCAACCGGCGACGGAGGGGCTCGGCTACATGCCCGCATTCCGCGATGCGTTCGACGATCGCCAGATGGCCGAACTGGCCGCTTACATACGCACACGCTACGCGCCCGATCGGCCCGCTTGGGAAGGCCTTGACGACGCTGCTGCCCGCGCCCGCGCCGCACATCGTCCTTGAGTGTTATCCCGAGTCACGACGACGGCACTGGCCGATGCGCATTGCTGAGGCCGGATCGGTAACGGCTCGCGCATTGCACTGCAAAAGACGATGCCGTACGAGTCATGCGACTCGCACGGCATGGGCTTCACGATCTTCTCAACGATTCACGACGTGTTTCGGATAGGCCAGGGCAAGCGCGCAACCGATCACCATGCACGCGGCAAACGCGTAAATCCCGGCCGATTGCGAGTGGAACGTGTCGCGCAGCCAGCCGATGAAGTAGGTGCTCAGGAAGCCGCCCAGATTTGCCAGCGAGCACGCGAACGCAATGCCTGCGGCCGCTGCCGCCCCCTTCAGGAAGGTCGACGGTACCGCCCACACGACCGGCATTGCGGCAGCCGCGCCGAGATTGATCAGCGAGAACAACACCACCGTCATCGCCGTGCCGTGAGTTCCGCTGGCAAAGACGAACATCGCCACGGCCGAGAGCAGGAACGGCAGCACGATGTGCCAGCGTCGCTCGCGCAGGCGATCCGAGCGTGCCCCCCACGCCAGCACGCCGACGACGGCCAGTGCGTTGGGAATCGCCATCAGCCAGCCGATCGTGTAAGGGTCCTTCACGCCGGTGTCTTTCAAAATCGTGGGCAGCCAGAAGCTCACGCCATACAGGCCGAGCAGCACGCACAGATCGATCAGCCCCAGCATCCACACCTTCACGTCGGAGAATGCTGCGCCGAGATTGTGGCGTTTGTGGACGCCGGCGTCCCTGTCGAGATTGGCGACGAGAATCGCTTTTTCCTGTGCCGTAAGCCAGCGAGTCGACGCGATATCGTTGGGAAGGTACATGAAGATCGCAATGCCCAGCACGACCGAGGGGATGGCCTCAATCACGAACAGCCATTGCCAGCCGCCGTAGCCGTGGGCACCGTCGAGCATCTGCATGATCCAGCCCGACAGCGGGCTGCCGATCATGCTCGAGAGCGGCAGGCCGACCATGAACAGCGCAATAATGCGTGCGCGTCGCTCATCCGGATACCAGCGCGTGAGATACAGCAGCACCCCCGGCAGAAATCCCGCTTCGGCCACACCGAGCAGGAAGCGCAACACATAGAACTGTGTGGGCGTGGTGACGAAGGCGGTCGCGCCCGAAATCAGGCCCCACGTGACCATGATGCGGGCGATCCAGAGCTTCGCGCCGACTTTTTGCAGGATCAGATTGCTGGGCACCTCGAAGAGGATATAACCGGCGAAAAACAGTCCGGCGCCGAGGCCGTAGACCGTATCGCTGAACTGCAGTGCGCTGAGCATTTGCAGTTTGGCCAGGCCGACGTTGATGCGATCGAGGTAGGCCGCGAAATAGCACAGGCAGAAGAAGGTGATGAGGCGCACTGTGACCTTGCGGTAGACCGCATGGGTGTCGGCGCTGGACGTGGCTACAGCGTCGGCCACGTTGGGTGTTGAGATATAAGACATGGCGATTCCCGATGGCTGGAAAGAATGGGTGAATCGTCCGCCCGGCGAGATTCGGGCGTGTGCGCTCGGCACGATGGATGTATAGCACGAACAAAAAGTGTATGCGCTACAAAAAAAGATGTCCGCATATCGCAAGACACGCCCCGATCCTGCTGCGCCCAATGCCGATAAAGGTCGACAATTAACCGTAAATAAAGGGCTCAGGGTTTTTCTCTATCGGCAAGTGGATTTGTTTTCCTTGAAGGCGATATTTTAAGTGTGTACGCTACGAATAACCCTTCCGCACTCTGACTGAGGAACCGCCATGTACGACCGTTTTGCTGTTGACCGCCTGATCGACCTGTGGCTCACCGAAGACATCGGTTATTGCGACCTCACGGCGCAGACCATGATCGACGAATCCGCCACCGGCGCCTTTGTGATGAATGCCCGTGAACCGGTGATCGTTGCCGGGATCGACGTGGCTGCGCGTATTTTCCAGCGCTACGACCCCGCGCTCAAGGTCGATGTGAAGGTGCGTGACGGCGAGCATGCCCCGAAGGGCGCGATCCTGTTGCACGTGTCGGGCAACGCCCGAAGCATTCTCACGGCGGAGCGCACCGCGTTGAACATCGTGCAACGCATGAGTGGCATCGCTAACGAAACCGCGCGCTATGTCGCTGCCATCGAAGGCACCCGCGCCCGCCTGCTCGACAGTCGTAAAACGACGCCGGGTCTGCGCATGCTGGAAAAGCATGCCGTGAGTTGTGGCGGCGGCCTGAACCATCGTCTGGGGCTGGACAACGGTGTGATGATCAAGGATAACCACATCGCCGTGGCCGGCAGCATCAAGGCCGCTGTGTCGCGCGCGCGCAAGCTCGTGCCCATGCTGACCAAGGTGGAAGTGGAATGCGATCGCCTCGATCAGGTGAGCGAAGCGCTGGAGACCGATGTGGACGTGATCATGCTCGACAACATGTCGGTCGAGGACATGAAGACGGCCGTCGCGATGATCAACGGCAAATGCAAGGTGGAAGCCTCGGGCGGCATTCGTCTGGACACGATTCGTCCGATCGCCGAGACGGGCGTCGACT
This window of the Pandoraea sputorum genome carries:
- the nadC gene encoding carboxylating nicotinate-nucleotide diphosphorylase — its product is MYDRFAVDRLIDLWLTEDIGYCDLTAQTMIDESATGAFVMNAREPVIVAGIDVAARIFQRYDPALKVDVKVRDGEHAPKGAILLHVSGNARSILTAERTALNIVQRMSGIANETARYVAAIEGTRARLLDSRKTTPGLRMLEKHAVSCGGGLNHRLGLDNGVMIKDNHIAVAGSIKAAVSRARKLVPMLTKVEVECDRLDQVSEALETDVDVIMLDNMSVEDMKTAVAMINGKCKVEASGGIRLDTIRPIAETGVDYISTSKIMQSAPAVDIGLDEA
- a CDS encoding MFS transporter, whose product is MSYISTPNVADAVATSSADTHAVYRKVTVRLITFFCLCYFAAYLDRINVGLAKLQMLSALQFSDTVYGLGAGLFFAGYILFEVPSNLILQKVGAKLWIARIMVTWGLISGATAFVTTPTQFYVLRFLLGVAEAGFLPGVLLYLTRWYPDERRARIIALFMVGLPLSSMIGSPLSGWIMQMLDGAHGYGGWQWLFVIEAIPSVVLGIAIFMYLPNDIASTRWLTAQEKAILVANLDRDAGVHKRHNLGAAFSDVKVWMLGLIDLCVLLGLYGVSFWLPTILKDTGVKDPYTIGWLMAIPNALAVVGVLAWGARSDRLRERRWHIVLPFLLSAVAMFVFASGTHGTAMTVVLFSLINLGAAAAMPVVWAVPSTFLKGAAAAAGIAFACSLANLGGFLSTYFIGWLRDTFHSQSAGIYAFAACMVIGCALALAYPKHVVNR